From the genome of Cryptococcus neoformans var. grubii H99 chromosome 11, complete sequence:
ATGGTTATCCGCCTTGAAGCGACGGATATCAGCTCGAATGTGCTCGAGATGAACCTTCTTGTCGTCCCCTGGGATGAGATTGTCGGCCCTGTCAGCCTGATTGGCCGCAATGAAGTCAGGGTCTAATCATACATTAGCTCAGTAATCATAGAGTGACAATGATAGCTGCTCACAGTAAATACTGGGAAGGGGCTTGACATTCTCCATCAAAGGGATCAACTGCCTTTGCAAATCCCACTCGAGAACCTTGGCACGGAGCATAGCCTTGTCCATGGAAAGCGAAGAGATGTCCCAGCCACCAATGACAAAGTCGTTGGGGTGAACCATGGGGAGCATGTCAGAGATGGGTACAAATACATCCTTGCCGGTTTCGGGATCGGTACCAAGGCGGACGGTAGAAGCTCGGACGACAGAACCAATGTAGTTGGGCTGCTGGATGCCATTCTTGGTGTGCCAAGAGATGTTGTACTTGTTGGCAAGATTAGTTGCCAAGACAGTTGTACCGTTGTTACCGCCTAGACCGACGAGCATAAGCCTGTAGATTGTCAGACGTCGGACATGCGTATATCATGACATGGACTTACCCAACACGGCCAACCGTGGACTTAGTAAAGAACTCAAAGTTCTTTTCCGTCTTCTTGACAGAGAGCTTGCCGTCAGATCCCTCTGCAAAGCCATTAGCAATAGTAGGCAAGGATATACCATGAACCTACTAATGACTGAAGCTCCCCTGTCGGTGAATTTGGCTTTGATACCATCGGCTTCATAGACAGTGGAATCACTCTCGACCTTGATAAGACCACCTTCAGGGGTCCTGCGGGCACTAGGATGAACCTTGCTTTGGTCTTGAGCAGGCAAAGAGAACGAGTCGTGATGATCACATGCGTCCAAAGCTGTAGGAGACATCTTGTTTGTATTTGCTTTTGTTGGTTTTATAATTTAAATGTGACGGCGTATTGAGTGAAAGACTTAAAGTATTCTAAGAGAAGGGGCAGTGGTGTGTTTGAAGCCCCTGATGGCCTCTGTCAGCGAACAATGTTGAATGGTTTGGTCAGAGACTACGTACCGGTGAGCGTTGTGTGCACTACAGAGACTGTTTGAGAACATATAGTGTTGCCCGTGGGCAGTAGTAAAAGAGTTTAGTTGAAGGTTGTTGAAAAGTAGTTGGTGCTGAAAGCAGAAAGTTGGGAGGGATTGGAAGAAAGACCGACGAGTTATTGCATTTATTTTCTTATGTACATTTCGTCCAGGTGGAGGTAAACAACTCCGAGAGGACAGCCCTGTCCCCAAAATGCCCCAACATCTTGGAATTGGCGACGTTACATCCGTGACAGCCGTTCAATTCTTCCGCTGGACCAATGAAGATTGAGCTTGATATGATGCCCGATGAGATCAGTGCATAACGTCCCTATCACACATATAGCAATAATAATTTAGGCCGATAGCCCTTATATCACTCATCCCTGCGTCCTCTgcgttctttttttttttttttgcatTCTACTTTTCCTTTGTGACTCAGGACCCTCCCTTTGGTGCAGAGTGCACAAACCCACACGTAGGGCTTGCCCCTTGGATGAATCAGTCACGCACGTATGGAATTTAGTCTGCAGGGAGAAGCAGTGCACGAGCCAAGCACGAGCGCACCaaaatggaaagaaagaaagaacgCATTTCTCACAGCAGGAGCGTGGACCCAAGGACGCGTCAGTCAGGAAACAGGCACGTATTTGGATTCCGGGGCCCGACAAGTTCCTGACCATCACTGGCTTGTGGCTGAGCCGCGCCTGTGGCGGTCCTTGCCCGATGCTCGACACCCATAAAAAACAGTCAGCGAGAAGCCACGGCGGAGAAGACTACTTGCAAAGACGATGTATTTATTATTATACCACTGCGTAGGTTGAAGGGTTGGGGACACTTGGAAGGAGATTTAGGTGTATACCGCATTTGTAGCTCTTTGCCATCCCGTGGCATGAAAACAGGTAGTGCGGGAATGGTGCTAGGTCTGCGTCGTGGTAGACTGAGATGAATTGCGAACATGTACGAAATACATGGCCTTTTTAGTTACCTAGAAAAACAGCGCAGTACGCCGTACAGCACAGCACCCCAGGGGCCATAAGCCCCTTATCGATCCTGCTTTAAAAAAACATCCGTCCCTTTCACACTTGCACCTTGTCTTTACACAAGCTTGATTTTTCCGCCTTCCTCAGTGATAGCAAcgctcctcttctcatctAGAGAAATTCTACCGGCATGAATGATAGCCGTAGTGAGAACCCTAAGGCAAGTGGTATGAGCTCTGAAGATAATTTGGGACGTATCGGCATAAATGTGAACTCACGTCGCCTTGATGGTGGGCAGACCTTTGCCATCGTAGTCTGAGGCCTTGGCCTTGCCAGCGGTCACCGCCTGAGCCGCATCTATACGTATCATGCAGTTAGCTTCGTTATGATCGTTCAGTATCCTACTTGTGACGCACCAATGAACTTCTCCAATGAAAGGTACCCGTAACCTCGTTGGCCGTCAAAGTAGCCATTCTCATCGGGGCTGTACTTGACGTAGAAGGGGTTGTACTGAGAAATTATCAACTTCCCTTCATTAGGCGGGTGCAGATGGAGCGAGACGTACATCAATCTTGCCACTATCGTCCTCCACAATGCTGTACCCTCGGTGAGCCTGGTCGACTCTTACTTCACCCTTCGCCGCCATATAGTGGAATCGCTGTTCACTGTGAACACCAGCCTTCAAGGGAGCAGCCCAGCTATAAACAGATTGTAAGTTGTATGTTACTAAGTTTAAAACGCCACTTACGAAGCAGTGTAGACAGCCGTTCCTCGCTGGCTGGGAGTTTGAATGTTTTCCCAGTCTACTAAAAGGGTGATGGTGTCTTCTGTCTTAGGGTCGCAACCAAGTGAGGTGGCAATGCCTGTCGTGGCCGAAGCGGTAACCTTTGTGGGCCTGTAACGACCTTCAACCATCCAGCAATGGATCTATGTCACACATATCAGTCAGCCCTCCGAAACTAAGCATGGCAGCTACGCACATCAATGTGATGAGAGTTGAGGTAGTAAGAGATATCCGAGTCGATACCAGCCCATGACTTGAACGTTTCGAGCTGGAATTTGGGTTGGGACATGTCTATAAGTATGCGTTAGTGTCCTTCCATGGCAAGTAAACGAACAACTGACAGGAGTTGTAGAAGTTGAAGTCTCCAAGCTTCTGAGCTCTCGCTCGTGCATCATTGTAGGCAGGGTCAAATCGCTTGTGGCTGTAAATAGTCATATCAGCGGCCATCGTGCTGGAAACCCGGCAGAACACTTACTGCTCAACGAAGCAGACCAAACCCTTTTCCTCGGCCAACGCAATTAACTTTTGGTGATCCTCAAGTTTCTGGGTAGCAGGCTTGGTGACCATGACGTGATGTCCAAGGTTAAGAGCTTCAGAAGCGATAGGGAAATGGGTGCTGTCGGGGGTAAAGATAATCACAGCTGAGCCCTTGGGAAGAGCACGAAGGGCTCCTTTGTCTAAATAGAATTAGAAAACTTCCGCCCCTATCATATTTATTGTTATACCACTCACAAGCCTCAGCATCTCTGACCGAAGTTTCTGGGAATCCCCTGAAGTTCAAGTCGAGTCCCTTGTACACATCGCCAATGTTCTTTTGGAAATGTTCGCGGATTTCTGGGAACTGTGATCGACTTTGATCAGCACGTTTATTGACATGCCAAGCCGTGTATTTACCTTGCCTCCATTTGTTCCAGCCATAACAATGCTGCAGTCAGCCAGCTAGTCAGTTACTTTACAATATGTTGCACTGTGTCAAACGTACTCGGAGACCTTGCCCCTTCGACGAAGATCGAACATGGTGATTCCGACAACGCCAATCTACACAAAACATCAGCTGCGTTTTGGATTACAGATTAAGACGTACCTTCTTGTCAGACTTTGACTGGCCTGAGGGGGTGATACCGGTGGTGTATTCACCCTACAAAATATCAACAGTGTTCATATGATGGGCGAAGAGGAATGACTCACAGTGCCCATGAGACCAACAGCGATAGGAGGGAAGCTTTCGATGGACATTGCAAATAATCAATAAGGATGGTTTTTGGTGAAAACAGAGCTATGGGGGCGTaaacaaaaaagacaagGGAGCAGTTGTCGATTATATGCATGTTGGCCATCTCATTGACCTCAGGAGACGACTTTGGGTCATCATCGTCCGCCGGCCCGGTGACCGGTTCCTGAGCCCGGACACTCCCGCCGGCGTGCCACCAAAAACATGTGACATCCGGATGGTGGGCGCGATCAGCAGAATCCACATGCTCGATACTGCGTACTACGTATCTTGTTGTTAATATAGATCGCGATGCTCATGAAAGACGGATATCGCTTATTGTATGCAAGGGCAATAGGCCAAGGAATACAGACGAGATGACCTCCAACAAGCATCTGCTCCTCTTAGGCACCCACGATACGCATATTCATGCTGTCGTTTTCGACTCGGAGGCTCGTACACTCACCCGAGGTGCATCAACAGTAGCGAGCGAGCAGCCTAGTTGGCTTGCGAGGCATCCTGACTCGTAAGCATAGGCCTCTGCTATTGAAAGAAAGACTGACGGACTTGAGTTTCAAGGAATTTGAAAGATTTGGTCTACGTGAATGGCTGGGTGGAAGGCAAGTTATTTGTGTATCGTTTGCTGGATGACCAAGGGCATTTGGAACTGCTTTCGGAAGTCTCAAGTGGTGGGAAAGGCCCCACCCATTTTGACATTCTTCCCGATGGGTCAGGAATGTTTATAGCTCATGTAAGTATTCTTCTGGAATGGGACTGAAAAATGATGCTTGAAGGCTTATCTCACCTAGTACGTTTCGGGAACTGTAACTTTCCATCCACTAGATGAACAAGGTCTGTTCACCAGTCAGGCTCCTTTATCAGAACATATTTTTACACCCTCCCATTCACCTCTAAAACATCATCGCCAAGATCATGCACATGTCCACCAAATTATCTTGCACAAAGACGAAATACTGGTCCCTGATCTGGGCTCCAACAAAGTATGGAGGCTGAAGTGGGTTGGAGAGAGCTTCGATGTGGTAAATGAGATTGATGGATTagaagacggagatggGCCAAGGCATTGTGTGGTGCATCCTCATGGTGAGTCGTACCTCATACATACAAGAGGAGTTTGGACAGATGCTAATTACAAACATTCTTAGGTACACACATCTACGTGGTCAATGAGCTATCATCTCAACTCACCATTCATACTTTGCCAAAAGATGGACCCTCCCAGCTCATTAACAGGTTCAGCATGCTCCCAGAAGGTGACAAAGCCGAGTCGCGCCCCACGGGCGCTTCTGAGatcattcttcttcctcccacaCGCCCAGGAGGACCATTACTTCTCATAACTTCTAACCGCGACTCCCCTGTGTTTGATACAGATACCCTGTCGCTCTTTTCAGTATCTTCCAC
Proteins encoded in this window:
- a CDS encoding dehydrogenase — protein: MSIESFPPIAVGLMGTGEYTTGITPSGQSKSDKKIGVVGITMFDLRRRGKVSDIVMAGTNGGKFPEIREHFQKNIGDVYKGLDLNFRGFPETSVRDAEAYKGALRALPKGSAVIIFTPDSTHFPIASEALNLGHHVMVTKPATQKLEDHQKLIALAEEKGLVCFVEHHKRFDPAYNDARARAQKLGDFNFYNSYMSQPKFQLETFKSWAGIDSDISYYLNSHHIDIHCWMVEGRYRPTKVTASATTGIATSLGCDPKTEDTITLLVDWENIQTPSQRGTAVYTASWAAPLKAGVHSEQRFHYMAAKGEVRVDQAHRGYSIVEDDSGKIDYNPFYVKYSPDENGYFDGQRGYGYLSLEKFIDAAQAVTAGKAKASDYDGKGLPTIKATVLTTAIIHAGRISLDEKRSVAITEEGGKIKLV